The sequence TTGGAGAGTTAAATAAACAAAGTGGTGATGCGGTGGTTGAGATATATAAAGATATTGATAGCCCTGTTGTTAGAACATCCATAGAGGTCGCAGAGATGGTTAAATATGTTAATAACACATTCCATGCCTTAAAAGTCTGTTTTGCAAACGAGATTGGAAATATTTGTAAACAGAAAGGTATTGATAGCCATCAGGTTATGGATATATTTTGTCTGGATACAAAATTAAATCTTTCGCCTTATTATTTAAAACCAGGCTTTGCTTATGGTGGTTCTTGTCTGCCCAAAGACCTGCGGGCATTACTTTATGAAGGGAAAAAATTAGACCTGACCTTACCGATATTAGATGCTATTCAAAAAAGTAATGAATACCAGATTAACCTAACTATCAAGAAAATATTGAACTCGGGCAAGAAAAAAATAGGGATATTTGGATTCAGTTTTAAGGCAGGAACTGATGATTTACGAGAAAGTCCAATGGTAACATTAATCGAGGCATTAATTGGAAAAGGTTATGTAATTAAGATATACGATAGAAATGTTCATATTGCGAGGCTCTTTGGGGCGAATAAAAAGTATATTGAGGAAACTATTCCCCATATCGCCTTACTTATGTGTGATTCTATGGAAAAGGTTATAGAAGACTCTGATGTTCTGGTCATAGGTAACAAGGCAGAAGAATTTAAACAGATACTACATAAGATGACCGCAGATAAGATAATAATTGATTTAGTCAGAGTGTTTGATAAAACTGAGGTTAATGTTGGTAAATATGACGGGATATGTTGGTAGTTGAAAATTAGAAATTAGGG comes from bacterium and encodes:
- a CDS encoding UDP-glucose/GDP-mannose dehydrogenase family protein; the encoded protein is MQISVFGLGYVGCVSAACLAKEGHQVIGVDTNIDKVEMINAGKSPIIEKGLDEILKEVVSSNKLKATISSKEGIFNSEISLICVGTPGNENGSLDLRYINRVCIDIGESLAQKDSFHIVVVRSTMLPGTIKSVVIPTLEKTSVKKAGRDFGICINPEFLREGSSIYDYYHPPKILIGELNKQSGDAVVEIYKDIDSPVVRTSIEVAEMVKYVNNTFHALKVCFANEIGNICKQKGIDSHQVMDIFCLDTKLNLSPYYLKPGFAYGGSCLPKDLRALLYEGKKLDLTLPILDAIQKSNEYQINLTIKKILNSGKKKIGIFGFSFKAGTDDLRESPMVTLIEALIGKGYVIKIYDRNVHIARLFGANKKYIEETIPHIALLMCDSMEKVIEDSDVLVIGNKAEEFKQILHKMTADKIIIDLVRVFDKTEVNVGKYDGICW